In Campylobacter sp., the DNA window CGCGAACGAATAAAACGCGCGGTGAGATGTCTGTAAGTGCGCGGAAATAATGCGCTTCGGTCGCCGCTTCAAAACACGGCGCGAGCGGTCAAAATTCCATTACTCGGTGGGGTAGTTTTCAGCTTGTGCAAACGGCGCGGTTTTATTGATGTTCTGCACAGGCTCTTCGCGGCGAAATTTACTAAGCAGCGCGTATGTGCGAAAGAAAAAGCGCGCATTTAAATTTAAAAAATCCGCGCACGGCTCGGGTTTATGAAATTTTGCCGTACGCGGCGTAAAATAAAATTTAGGAGGTAAAATGAAGCGGATCGGAGCGCACGTGAGCGCTAGCGGCGGGGCTTCTAACGCGCCGTTAAACGCCGCAAAGATCGGGGCGGACGCGTTTGCGATGTTCGTCAAAAATCAACGCAGATGGGATGCGCCGCCGCTTAGTGCAGAGGAGATCGCCGCATTTAAGGACGCGCTGAGGCAAAGCGGCATCCGCGCGGAGCATGTCTTGGTGCACGACAGCTACCTCATAAATTTGGGCCATCCGCGCGAGGCGGAGCGCGAGAAGTCCCTAAACGCCTTCATGGACGAGATCCGCCGCTGCGAGGCGCTCGGGCTTAAGCTTTTGAACTTTCATCCGGGCTCGCATCTAAATGAAATTTCAGCTCAAGTGTGCCTGGATAATATCGCAGGGGCGCTAAATTTCGCCATCGCAAACACCAGTGGCGTCAAGCTCGTGCTCGAAAATACCGCGGGCCAGGGCTCCAATCTCGGCTATGATTTCGCTCAGCTCGCTTACGTGATCGGCAAAATTTCAAACAAAGATCGCATCGGCGTCTGTATCGATACCTGTCACGCGTTCGCCGCAGGATACGACCTCCGCAGCCCACAGGCCTATGAGCGCACGATGAGCGAGTTTGACCGCGCGATCGGCTATAAATTTTTAAGCGGCATGCACCTAAACGACACGAAAAACGAGCTTGGCGTGCGCAAAGATCGGCACGAGAGCCTCGGGCGCGGATTTTTGGGGCTCGCGGCGTTTGAAAACATCATGAACGACCCGAACATCGACGAGATCCCGCTGATTTTAGAAACGATCGACGATAGCCTCTGGGCGGAGGAGATCGCACTTTTGCGCAGTATGCAAGGACGCCGCAAAGCCTAATCGGGCGCCTTTTGCGCCATGTAGAATTTATCTCATTTCGCTTTAAAGTGGCGCCAGCGATAAGAGCCTTATGCCGTGCAAATTTAACATCGTGGGATTTATCGCTTAAATTTTAACAAGCAAAAATAATGAGGAACTTCGCGCTAAAAATTCTGCGCCGTAAAAAGTCGCGAAATTCTACGACGAAAACACAGCACCAGAGCAAAAGAGCAAAATTTTTATAGAAAAACGCAGTGTCGCGGCAGAAATGAAAAATTTTACGCTGCATAATTAAAATTTTCAAGCAAGATTTTTAAAGCGATGCGGCGGCAAATTTTAAAATTCTATCGCTACGATATTTCAAGGCTCAGCGCCAGATTCGAAGCTCTAGGAATTTTAAAATTCTAAATTCCACATCAAAAAATTGGCGTGAAGCTTTATACGCGCGACTGCGTAAATTCCAACCTTGCAATTCTACATTTCGTCCGATCCGTGCAGAGGCGAAGCGCATAAGATTTCATAAATTCTAACTTAAAATTTTGCTGCGTACCAATCCACGCTTTTGGCACGCATTTGCTTATGACAAATCTGCCTCTTTATTTTAACGCTTTGCTCGCGCCAAAATCTGTGCAGGATCCGTGTAAATTTACGTTAAATTCTGCCGCATATCACCCGACTATTTAAAATTTTATCGTCGCTTTAAATTTGCTTACATTTTAAATTTAAACGCCTTTATATGCAGCCGAATTTTAAGGCGCGGCCGACATATATTGTACCGGTTGTAACTCGGCGCGCTATTTTAGTAGCTCATACATATCGCAGGATTTTTGCCAAGTATCCTTCAATTCCGTCATATTAGGAAGGTCAAGATAAGAGCTATTTTTGCCTGAATCACAAGCTTTCTTGTAATACTGCGCAGCTTTACTTTTATCTTTTTCGACGTAATGGTTAAAAACCGCAAAATTGTAGCAATTCAGTAATTCGCCTGCTATGTCGCAACCTTTTTTATAATAAACCTGCTGTCTTACCGCATCCATTTTAACGCCATCTCCATTGCCGTACATCTCTGCCAACATAGCGCATGCTAGTCCATTTCCTCTGTCGCAAGCTTTGTCATAATAAATTACCGCTTTTGATATATCTTTTTCGACTCCGTCTCCGTCCTTATACATGGCCCCTAATAATGCGCAATCAAGAGCGTCTCCAGAGTCGCATTTTTTTTCAAAATACTCGACGGCTTTTTTTGGATCTTCTTGCATCATTACGCCCGAGGCTCCGAGACAACCGAGCTTATTTCCGCCGTTACAAGCTTTTTCAAATAGTTTTAGCTTTTTTGCGTTATCCTTACATTGCAATCCTGCCTCGGCGCAAGATTTCATATTGCCGTCATTGCACTCTTTTTCTAGCATCTCAAGCTCGGACGCTCCTAACGCAAAGCAAGCGGCGAGCGCCAACGCAAATAGCGATTTTTTCATTTAGTATCCTTTCCGGGTAAAATTTGGCTAATTCTACCCCCCCCCCCTAAAAAATTAATTAAATTTATCGCGAATTTTAAAAAGGCGGCGAGAATTTAACGGCTACAGAGCCGCTAAAGCCGCTCAAAATTTAAATTTTACCCGAATTGGGCTATAATCCCTTTTTCGAAATTTAACCTTGGACAAAGATTTGAAAATAGCGTTTTTTGACTCGGGTATCGGCGGGCTGAGCGTGCTCGCCGAGGCTCTGCAGCGGTTTAGCGGGGCGGAGTTTTTGTATTTTGCCGACGAGGATCACGTCCCCTACGGCACAAAAAGTAGGGCCGAGATCGTGCGGCTGAGCCTCGATGCGGTCGGGTTTTTGGTCGCGCACGGCGCGAACGGGGTCGTCGTTGCTTGCAATACCGCCACGAGTGCGGCTATCTCGGAGCTTCGCGGCGCATTTAGCGTGCCCGTCATCGGTATGGAGCCCGCCGTCAAGCTCGCTGCGGACAGCTTCGGCGCGCGCCCGACGCTGCTCATCGCCACGCCGCTAACGATCGCGGGTGAGAAGCTCGCTCGCCTCGTGGGGCGACTGGAGTGCGAGACGTGGAACCTACCGCTGCCTAGCCTCGTGGAGTTTGCGCAGGATTTAGAGTTTGACTCGCCCACGGTTCGGACCTATCTGCGGGAGGAACTGGCTAAATTTGAACTTAAGCGCCTCGGTTCGCTCGTGCTTGGTTGCACGCATTTTAACTATTTCAAGGACGTTTTGCGCGAAATTTTGCCGCCGCACGTGCGCATCATCGACGGCATCGACGGCACGCTAAATCGCCTTGCAAGCGAGCTGGGCGGAGGGCTAAAGCTTGCGCGCGGCGAGGATTATTCGGCGCAGGCGACTAAATTTAACGCAGGCGGTGGCTTAGAATTCGATACGAATTCATTGGCGCAAGTCGGTAAATTTGAGGCACAAGGGCGAGGCGCGGGCGGCGGACAGAGCATAAAGGGTAAGAGCAAGCAAGACGAGGGGGTCGATAAAAGCGCTCGCAGCGAGCAGGACGCAGGAGGGGGCAACGAAAGCTATGTCGGCAAAAATAATGCAGAAGAGTGCGGCAAGAGCGGCGGAGGGTCGGCAGGCGATGCGCACGACGTAGAGCAGTGCGGCGAAGACAAACGCCGCATGTCGCCGCGCGCCGTAGATGCGAATTCGCAGCTCAAGCTTTATTCTCGAGGCGGCGCGGATTTGTCCTTGGAATTTAAGCCGAGAGGCGAAGGAACGGGCATTTCGCGAGTGAATTATCCAAACGGCAACAGCGTGGAATATTTTTGCTCGGGTAGGGCGCTAGATGCGGCGCAGCTGCGCAAGGTGGAACTATTTTTAAAACGGCTTGATGCGATGCGAGGGATTAGCTAGGCAGCGCGCCTATGCGCCGCAGCGCGGATTGAAATTTTATCACATCGCGGATCGCACCACGCAAATTAAAATTCTAGCGCATCGCAGATTGTGCCGTGAAAGTTAAAATTTTGATGCGCTATAAATCGCAGCGCAGACTTAAAATTTCGCCGTGCGAAAATTTAACTCGGCTCGGCGATTTAGAAGCGGCTTCGCAACGGCGTGCGAGCAATGGTGTCTCGCTACCACCCGGCGCGCGAAAATTAAAATTTGACGGGGCAAGACACCGTCATTGCTACTCCTTTAAATTATATAGCGTAAACCGAGATTGCCGTATGTGAGGAGATACCTCGCCGCACGAATTATCGCCGTAGATTTGAAATTTTAAATTTAGACTAGAGCGCGGATAAAGTGCGCGAGAGAGGTTAAAATTTAGTGCACCGCGCAAACCGCCGCCGAGAGAAATTTAGACTAGGCGCACGGCGTAAATTTTAAAATGATTAAATTCTAAGGCGCCGCGCAGCCCATAAATCTTTTCTGTGATAGCCAAGCCCGCAGGCTTTAAATTTGAAATTCCAAAATCCGTAAAGCAAGATTTTGCGCCGTATCATTTCGGAGGCGAGATTTATACTGCAAAATTCAGCGCCGCGCAGAGTGAATTAAAATGTATTAATACCGTAAGAGAGGAGCGGTTTTGATCTTAGGCTGATACCAAAATAATTTATCGTGCTTGATTTTCCAAAAAGCCCCTTAATTTCATATTGCCATTAGCCTCTTTTGCATTCATCAAATTACTATACTCAACGCTATTTTTATCTGCCGGCTCTTTCTCTTTATATTTTTCTATGATAGCCTTAGCTTCGTCCAAGTGTTCCATATAATACTTGACCGAATACGCCATACCCTTTTCCTCTACGACAGTTTTGGCGTTCAAGCAATTTTTATATGAGTTGCTTCCGTCTTTTAAAGTATTGAAATCACACTTTGCGTAAACCTCTTTAGCCTCATTTAGATGAATATCGTAATATTCCTTGGTCTTTACCTCGGTATCGTCACCGCAACCAACTAATAAAGCAGCTAACACCCCCCCCAGAGGAACATTTTGGGATTTTTCATTTCATTCTCCTTATTTGAAATTTATCGGTATTTTACTATCCGTTTACTTTAAAAATTTTAAATTGCGTGCGGCCGCGC includes these proteins:
- the nfo gene encoding deoxyribonuclease IV, giving the protein MKRIGAHVSASGGASNAPLNAAKIGADAFAMFVKNQRRWDAPPLSAEEIAAFKDALRQSGIRAEHVLVHDSYLINLGHPREAEREKSLNAFMDEIRRCEALGLKLLNFHPGSHLNEISAQVCLDNIAGALNFAIANTSGVKLVLENTAGQGSNLGYDFAQLAYVIGKISNKDRIGVCIDTCHAFAAGYDLRSPQAYERTMSEFDRAIGYKFLSGMHLNDTKNELGVRKDRHESLGRGFLGLAAFENIMNDPNIDEIPLILETIDDSLWAEEIALLRSMQGRRKA
- a CDS encoding tetratricopeptide repeat protein, with translation MKKSLFALALAACFALGASELEMLEKECNDGNMKSCAEAGLQCKDNAKKLKLFEKACNGGNKLGCLGASGVMMQEDPKKAVEYFEKKCDSGDALDCALLGAMYKDGDGVEKDISKAVIYYDKACDRGNGLACAMLAEMYGNGDGVKMDAVRQQVYYKKGCDIAGELLNCYNFAVFNHYVEKDKSKAAQYYKKACDSGKNSSYLDLPNMTELKDTWQKSCDMYELLK
- the murI gene encoding glutamate racemase; the encoded protein is MKIAFFDSGIGGLSVLAEALQRFSGAEFLYFADEDHVPYGTKSRAEIVRLSLDAVGFLVAHGANGVVVACNTATSAAISELRGAFSVPVIGMEPAVKLAADSFGARPTLLIATPLTIAGEKLARLVGRLECETWNLPLPSLVEFAQDLEFDSPTVRTYLREELAKFELKRLGSLVLGCTHFNYFKDVLREILPPHVRIIDGIDGTLNRLASELGGGLKLARGEDYSAQATKFNAGGGLEFDTNSLAQVGKFEAQGRGAGGGQSIKGKSKQDEGVDKSARSEQDAGGGNESYVGKNNAEECGKSGGGSAGDAHDVEQCGEDKRRMSPRAVDANSQLKLYSRGGADLSLEFKPRGEGTGISRVNYPNGNSVEYFCSGRALDAAQLRKVELFLKRLDAMRGIS
- a CDS encoding EexN family lipoprotein — its product is MLAALLVGCGDDTEVKTKEYYDIHLNEAKEVYAKCDFNTLKDGSNSYKNCLNAKTVVEEKGMAYSVKYYMEHLDEAKAIIEKYKEKEPADKNSVEYSNLMNAKEANGNMKLRGFLENQAR